A stretch of the Planctomycetota bacterium genome encodes the following:
- a CDS encoding type II secretion system protein: MKPRSTTSRTAFTIVELGVAILVVAALIGLLLVGVAQISRTAQAGAERQNVVALRIAVDQFKADFGFLPPLMEDGILYSRSNPPDPTGTPPLMGAQLSVYDPGVPEDVEFLRRDTGTMGPDLRFSVYSLPTYLIGVQDFPVDGSSGPPVDGKAGPGFRTPTRSGTFRTLGGTLTDPLFDVRGDSERLVIVNPEEGRAELRDRSGVPYRFYRWLPDEQIGGPDPSKSVGDLLNVPAMVGDPAENVELRDAGYAIVAAGPNRVFGEMDTETVDRVIREVGRVGDGSDEASEAAGRADNIIEVGK, translated from the coding sequence ATGAAGCCGCGCAGCACTACAAGCCGGACCGCGTTCACCATCGTCGAGCTGGGCGTTGCGATCCTCGTGGTCGCCGCGCTGATCGGGCTGCTGCTCGTCGGCGTTGCGCAGATCTCCAGGACGGCGCAGGCCGGTGCCGAGCGGCAGAACGTCGTGGCGCTGCGGATCGCCGTCGACCAGTTCAAGGCCGATTTCGGGTTCCTGCCGCCGCTCATGGAGGACGGCATCCTCTATTCGCGGAGCAACCCGCCGGACCCGACGGGCACGCCGCCGCTCATGGGCGCGCAGCTGTCGGTCTACGACCCCGGCGTGCCCGAGGACGTCGAGTTCCTCCGCCGGGACACCGGCACGATGGGGCCCGACCTGCGGTTCAGCGTGTACAGCCTGCCGACCTATCTCATCGGCGTGCAGGACTTTCCCGTGGACGGCTCGAGCGGCCCGCCGGTGGATGGCAAGGCCGGGCCGGGCTTCCGAACCCCGACGCGCTCGGGCACCTTCCGGACGCTGGGCGGCACGCTGACCGATCCGCTCTTCGACGTTCGGGGCGACTCCGAACGCCTGGTGATCGTGAACCCCGAAGAGGGGCGGGCCGAGCTGCGGGATCGCAGCGGCGTGCCCTATCGCTTCTACCGCTGGCTGCCCGACGAGCAGATCGGCGGCCCCGACCCCAGCAAGAGCGTGGGCGACCTGCTCAACGTGCCCGCGATGGTCGGTGATCCGGCCGAGAACGTCGAGCTGCGGGACGCGGGGTATGCGATCGTCGCGGCGGGCCCCAACCGGGTGTTCGGCGAGATGGACACCGAGACGGTGGACCGCGTGATCCGCGAAGTCGGCCGCGTGGGCGATGGCAGCGACGAGGCCTCGGAGGCCGCCGGCCGCGCCGACAACATCATCGAGGTGGGCAAGTGA
- a CDS encoding type II secretion system F family protein, whose translation MPTFAYEARDAEGKVKKGTLEATSDEEAIGRLKSQSLYPTAVREQKVKKSAVAGGPEVAAKKKRKGGGFSIGGVKKKQLTQFTRQLSTLQDAGLPLLRSLQILESQAKPGPLKNVLIDVTDEVQGGASLSEAMAKHPRAFNRLYVKMIAAGEVGGVLDVILQRLSEFMEKAQSLKRKIKGAMIYPIVVLFVAVVILVVIMLVIVPQFQAIFEDFGVELPGLTIWLIGTSKWMAGTNPGQAFPGAVLFVGGLFAIPFVWKLVRLAKPGRALTDRMVLLTPVIGGIARKSTVAKFTRTLGTLITAGVPILEAIRITADTSGNSVFEKALMRVHDSVREGESIAVPLRESKTCEPIVVNMVDVGEETGELDVMLMKVADNYDEEVDVAVQAALKLLEPVMVVLIGVMVGTIVIAMFLPMVAMIESLNGGGV comes from the coding sequence ATGCCAACCTTTGCGTACGAAGCCCGCGATGCCGAGGGCAAGGTCAAGAAGGGCACGCTGGAGGCGACCTCGGACGAGGAGGCCATCGGTCGGCTGAAGTCCCAGAGCCTCTACCCGACCGCGGTCCGCGAGCAGAAGGTCAAGAAGTCGGCCGTGGCCGGCGGGCCCGAGGTCGCGGCCAAGAAGAAGCGTAAGGGTGGCGGCTTCAGCATCGGCGGCGTGAAGAAGAAGCAGCTGACGCAGTTCACGCGGCAGCTCTCCACGCTGCAGGACGCCGGCTTGCCGCTGCTCCGCAGCCTGCAGATCCTCGAGAGCCAGGCTAAGCCCGGCCCGCTGAAGAACGTGCTGATCGACGTGACCGACGAGGTCCAGGGCGGGGCGAGCCTCTCCGAGGCGATGGCCAAGCACCCGCGGGCGTTCAACCGGCTGTACGTCAAGATGATTGCCGCCGGCGAGGTCGGCGGCGTGCTGGACGTCATCCTGCAGCGGCTCAGCGAATTCATGGAGAAGGCGCAGTCCCTCAAGCGGAAGATCAAGGGCGCGATGATCTACCCGATCGTGGTGCTCTTCGTGGCCGTGGTCATCCTCGTGGTGATCATGCTGGTGATCGTGCCGCAGTTCCAGGCGATCTTCGAGGACTTCGGCGTCGAGTTGCCGGGGCTGACGATCTGGCTGATCGGCACCAGCAAGTGGATGGCGGGCACCAACCCGGGCCAGGCCTTCCCCGGCGCCGTGCTCTTCGTGGGCGGCCTGTTCGCCATCCCGTTCGTGTGGAAGCTGGTGCGGCTGGCCAAGCCCGGCCGGGCGCTGACCGACCGCATGGTGCTGCTGACGCCGGTGATCGGCGGCATCGCACGCAAGTCGACGGTGGCCAAGTTCACCCGCACGCTGGGCACGCTGATCACCGCGGGCGTGCCGATCCTGGAGGCCATCCGCATCACCGCGGATACGTCGGGCAACTCGGTGTTCGAGAAGGCACTGATGCGGGTGCACGATTCGGTCCGGGAGGGCGAGTCGATCGCCGTGCCCCTCCGCGAGAGCAAGACCTGCGAGCCCATCGTCGTGAACATGGTGGACGTGGGCGAGGAGACCGGCGAGCTGGACGTCATGCTGATGAAGGTGGCCGACAACTACGACGAAGAGGTTGACGTCGCGGTGCAGGCGGCGCTCAAGCTGCTCGAGCCGGTCATGGTGGTACTGATCGGCGTCATGGTGGGCACGATCGTGATCGCGATGTTCCTGCCGATGGTCGCGATGATCGAGTCGCTGAACGGAGGAGGCGTCTGA